From Salvia splendens isolate huo1 chromosome 3, SspV2, whole genome shotgun sequence, a single genomic window includes:
- the LOC121795141 gene encoding NDR1/HIN1-like protein 6 isoform X2, with translation MRKLQTSSHHSSTCQDLNIPFSFNKALLFFLLFIFLILFIVGVPLLCIFFILKPKMPDFSIQRVDVESYKLDSSSQNFVVSSVFSLNLKADNPNKIGLSFEASRFYVLSQGLVVGLIRIPQFHQPPLSKNVSVQTRVLFESVNVSEIMDRNSRKYQSSNGASDDIRILGDVAAQVQIFNVLLPKIKFSLPLNSQAVSKKCSLAILM, from the coding sequence atgaggaaattacaaacATCATCCCACCATTCCTCAACTTGTCAGGATCTAAACATCCCATTCTCCTTCAACAAAGCCCTCTTATTCTTTCTCCTCTTCATCTTCTTGATCCTCTTCATCGTCGGAGTTCCTCTTCTTTGCATCTTCTTCATTTTAAAGCCAAAAATGCCCGATTTCTCCATCCAAAGAGTCGATGTGGAATCCTACAAGCTCGACTCGAGTTCCCAAAACTTCGTCGTTTCATCGGTTTTCTCCCTCAACTTGAAAGCCGACAATCCGAacaagatcggattgagcttCGAAGCTTCTAGATTCTATGTCCTGAGCCAGGGATTGGTGGTCGGATTGATCAGGATTCCTCAGTTCCATCAACCTCCGTTGAGCAAAAACGTGAGCGTTCAAACACGAGTATTGTTTGAAAGCGTAAACGTTAGTGAAATTATGGATAGAAATTCAAGAAAATATCAATCTTCCAATGGAGCTTCTGATGATATTAGAATATTAGGCGATGTTGCTGCTCAAGTTCAGATTTTTAACGTCTTATTGCCGAAGATTAAG